Proteins from one Halanaerobiaceae bacterium ANBcell28 genomic window:
- a CDS encoding UDP-N-acetylglucosamine 1-carboxyvinyltransferase — protein sequence MGKFLITGGTPLEGEISVSGAKNAALPIITAALMADGPSRLLDIPMLRDVRNLCTIIEKMGCRVEQNGNELLIDPSNLSKPEADHDLARKLRASYYILGVLLAKKNCARTSLPGGCNIGNRPIDLHLKGFKALGAEINLDHGIVEVKASKLKGDRIYLDYPSVGATINIMLAACMAEGTTVIENSAREPEIVDLANYLTVMGAKIKGVGTDIIKIEGVKSLKGAEHRIIPDRIEAGTFMMAAALTQGNVFVKNVLVEHVKPLIAKLNEMGVDLREEIAGVHIKSNEVLKAVDIKTLPYPGFPTDLQSQMMVLLTQADGTSLIIETVWENRFMHVDELNRMGAEIKIDGHSALIKPRRLTGAEVTATDLRAGAALILAGLVAKGDTEIKDIYHIERGYENIASKLSAIGATIKKVK from the coding sequence GTGGGTAAATTTTTAATAACTGGAGGCACCCCCTTAGAGGGAGAAATAAGTGTAAGTGGTGCTAAAAATGCAGCATTACCGATTATCACTGCTGCTTTAATGGCAGATGGGCCTAGTAGGTTGCTTGATATACCAATGTTAAGAGATGTTAGAAATCTCTGCACAATAATAGAGAAAATGGGCTGTCGAGTTGAACAAAATGGCAATGAGCTATTAATAGATCCAAGTAATTTGTCAAAACCAGAGGCAGATCATGACTTAGCCAGGAAATTAAGAGCGTCTTATTATATTTTGGGAGTATTATTGGCTAAAAAGAATTGCGCCCGAACCAGTCTTCCTGGTGGCTGTAATATAGGTAATCGCCCCATTGATCTTCATTTAAAAGGGTTTAAAGCTTTGGGTGCAGAGATTAATTTGGATCATGGCATTGTAGAAGTTAAAGCAAGTAAATTAAAGGGAGATAGAATTTATCTTGATTATCCAAGTGTAGGAGCTACAATTAATATAATGTTAGCAGCATGTATGGCAGAAGGTACTACTGTTATTGAGAACTCGGCAAGAGAACCCGAGATAGTTGACCTTGCAAATTATTTGACGGTAATGGGTGCTAAGATTAAAGGTGTAGGAACAGATATTATCAAAATAGAAGGTGTCAAGTCTCTAAAAGGGGCTGAGCATCGTATTATTCCTGATCGTATTGAAGCAGGCACCTTTATGATGGCTGCAGCATTAACACAGGGTAATGTTTTTGTTAAAAATGTACTTGTTGAGCATGTTAAACCATTGATTGCTAAATTAAATGAGATGGGTGTAGACCTTCGTGAAGAAATAGCAGGTGTGCATATTAAGAGTAATGAGGTCTTGAAAGCTGTTGATATAAAAACACTACCTTACCCAGGTTTTCCTACAGATTTACAATCTCAAATGATGGTTTTACTTACTCAAGCAGATGGAACTAGTTTGATAATAGAGACTGTCTGGGAAAATCGTTTTATGCATGTAGATGAGCTAAATAGAATGGGAGCCGAGATAAAGATAGATGGTCATAGTGCTTTGATTAAACCACGGAGATTAACAGGTGCTGAAGTAACAGCTACAGATTTAAGAGCAGGTGCTGCATTAATTTTAGCTGGTTTAGTAGCTAAAGGAGATACAGAGATAAAAGATATTTATCATATTGAGAGAGGATATGAAAATATAGCTTCTAAGTTATCTGCTATTGGAGCAACTATTAAGAAAGTTAAATAA
- the spoIIID gene encoding sporulation transcriptional regulator SpoIIID has translation MKDYIRERVSEVANYIYETKATVRQTAKIYGVSKSTIHKDVTERLLKIDPELANRVKKVLEFNKAERHIRGGEATKRKYKNKNK, from the coding sequence TTGAAGGATTATATTAGAGAGAGGGTTAGTGAGGTTGCTAATTATATTTATGAGACAAAAGCTACAGTAAGGCAGACAGCCAAGATATATGGAGTTAGCAAAAGTACCATACATAAGGACGTTACAGAAAGATTACTAAAAATTGATCCCGAATTGGCGAATAGGGTAAAAAAAGTATTAGAGTTTAATAAAGCCGAAAGACATATTAGAGGAGGTGAAGCTACAAAGAGAAAATATAAAAATAAAAATAAGTGA
- a CDS encoding YueI family protein produces MEDKMSNLEKKLLEGVHGKKELKKAEKNLYLGEFKERVIRYLTYAQVMEQGTYPDILEAIKKPEARKLIIDREIDLQAANDYIKLASANNLQFKRVDSPDFKGDVALVVVSDQAVEVDERKVLSRAERLQAKGISDIIIENPGASLCSDCWRELAGKADEELINYKKIGFLDKILGVKCVCK; encoded by the coding sequence ATGGAAGATAAAATGAGTAACTTGGAAAAAAAATTACTCGAGGGTGTACATGGTAAAAAGGAGTTAAAAAAAGCAGAGAAAAATTTGTATTTAGGAGAATTTAAAGAAAGAGTAATCCGTTACTTAACATATGCTCAAGTGATGGAACAGGGAACATATCCAGACATATTAGAAGCTATAAAAAAACCTGAAGCTAGAAAGTTAATAATAGATCGAGAAATAGATTTACAGGCTGCCAATGATTATATTAAGTTAGCGTCTGCAAATAACTTGCAATTTAAGAGAGTTGATTCCCCTGATTTTAAAGGAGATGTAGCCCTGGTAGTAGTAAGTGATCAAGCTGTAGAAGTAGATGAAAGGAAAGTTTTGTCAAGAGCTGAGCGCTTGCAAGCTAAAGGTATTTCTGATATTATTATTGAGAATCCTGGTGCAAGTTTATGTTCTGATTGTTGGCGTGAATTAGCAGGCAAGGCAGATGAAGAATTAATAAATTATAAGAAAATTGGTTTTTTAGATAAAATATTGGGTGTAAAGTGTGTATGTAAATAG
- the spoIID gene encoding stage II sporulation protein D, which produces MWSKIATLFLFVFIILIILPFILFQFFFQIDRDEEITIRVYNHKKNQIVLMELDEYLRGVIAAEMPALYHLEALKAQAVAARTYTIRQLEEFGGSGSKKFNGADVSTDYNVCQAYISEEEMKDRWGFVSYFYYWAKINRAVEETRGQVLVHNDRLIDALYHANSGGITESAEYVWGNFSPYLRSVESPFDSHGERNFQRSYYFSFNDFQEVFNINSQIGINDIDIINLSQSGRVLEMRVFDKIYTGREIRERLGLASTKFKLNKSTSIIQINTYGYGHGVGMSQDGANGLAHNGFNYKQILHHYYTDVEIISIYD; this is translated from the coding sequence TTGTGGTCAAAAATAGCTACTTTATTTTTATTTGTCTTTATTATATTGATAATACTTCCCTTTATTTTGTTTCAATTTTTTTTCCAAATTGATAGAGATGAAGAAATTACTATAAGGGTTTATAACCATAAAAAAAATCAAATTGTTCTAATGGAACTAGACGAATATTTGAGGGGGGTTATAGCAGCAGAAATGCCTGCTCTTTATCACCTAGAGGCCTTAAAAGCCCAAGCGGTAGCAGCCAGGACGTACACAATTAGGCAATTAGAGGAGTTTGGAGGTAGTGGTAGTAAAAAATTCAATGGAGCTGATGTTTCAACAGATTATAATGTATGTCAAGCATATATATCAGAAGAAGAAATGAAAGATCGCTGGGGTTTTGTCTCATATTTTTATTATTGGGCAAAGATAAATAGAGCTGTAGAAGAGACTCGTGGTCAAGTTCTTGTTCATAACGATAGATTAATTGATGCTTTATATCATGCAAATAGTGGTGGTATAACAGAATCGGCAGAATATGTGTGGGGGAATTTTTCTCCATATTTAAGGAGTGTAGAAAGTCCTTTTGATTCACATGGAGAAAGGAACTTCCAAAGGTCTTATTACTTTTCATTTAACGATTTCCAAGAAGTTTTTAATATTAATAGTCAGATTGGAATTAATGATATTGATATTATTAATCTTAGCCAAAGTGGTCGAGTTTTAGAAATGAGGGTATTTGATAAAATTTATACAGGTAGAGAAATACGTGAAAGATTAGGTTTAGCTTCAACAAAATTCAAGCTAAACAAAAGTACTTCTATTATACAAATAAATACATATGGATATGGACATGGTGTAGGAATGAGTCAGGATGGTGCTAATGGACTTGCTCATAATGGTTTTAATTATAAACAAATACTACATCATTATTACACAGATGTAGAAATTATCTCTATCTATGATTAA
- a CDS encoding M23 family metallopeptidase — MDKKFKFKLDKDKIKLQLEKLGKKLASQKKHSRELLVVFMIFVLLGLGFAISNRSNNREIDNYSLGQNDIETPNIGNEHEGKDSILSNDEEQIALDYSAIVDNQTLRDLSNDDGNIGVFTEPLKPRQDISTLSQGISLIKPVSGNIFKESGWYYHSLLGDWRYQSGIQFEGQKGDIVMASASGEVIAIKEDDYKGIVVLIEHEQGWLTEYGYLQRASVSVGNNVSKGQEIGRVGNTGMTKEPALYFSLQNGDDFLTPLDFFE, encoded by the coding sequence ATGGATAAAAAATTTAAATTTAAACTAGATAAAGATAAAATAAAATTACAGCTTGAGAAATTAGGAAAAAAACTTGCTAGTCAAAAGAAGCATTCTAGAGAGTTGCTAGTGGTTTTCATGATCTTTGTATTACTTGGTTTAGGATTTGCTATTAGTAATCGATCAAATAATAGAGAGATAGATAACTATAGTTTAGGTCAAAACGATATAGAAACTCCTAATATCGGAAATGAACATGAAGGAAAGGATTCTATTTTGTCTAATGATGAAGAACAAATAGCACTGGATTACTCTGCAATTGTAGACAATCAAACTCTTAGAGATTTAAGTAACGATGATGGAAATATAGGAGTCTTTACTGAACCATTAAAACCAAGACAGGATATTTCTACACTTAGTCAAGGTATTAGTCTTATAAAGCCCGTATCAGGAAATATTTTTAAAGAGTCAGGATGGTATTACCATTCTCTATTGGGTGATTGGCGTTATCAAAGTGGCATTCAGTTTGAAGGGCAAAAAGGAGATATCGTAATGGCGTCAGCATCAGGCGAAGTTATAGCTATAAAAGAAGATGATTATAAGGGTATAGTGGTTTTGATAGAACATGAGCAAGGTTGGCTAACTGAATATGGATATTTACAAAGGGCTTCAGTATCAGTTGGCAACAATGTTAGTAAAGGTCAGGAAATCGGAAGAGTAGGAAATACTGGAATGACTAAAGAACCAGCATTATATTTTTCATTACAAAATGGAGATGATTTTCTTACACCACTTGATTTTTTTGAATAA
- a CDS encoding rod shape-determining protein — MLGLSKRIGIDLGTANILVFEKGKGIVLQEPSVVAMDTSSDKPVAVGTEARRMLGRTPGNIVAIRPLKDGVIANFEVTEIMLKHFITKAIKRNKLFKPTVMICVPVGITGVEKRAVIESAMQVGARKTFLIEEPLAAAIGAGLPIGEPSGNMVIDIGGGTSEIAVISLGGIVVSESLRIGGDRFDEAIIRYIRENYNLIIGEKTAEEIKMTIGSAFVDENKEYEVRGRSVVSGLPENLVLDSKETVKAFAEPTHAILDAVRRVLEKTPPELSSDIMDKGIIMTGGGALLDGLAKLLSKETDIPVFIADDPLACVAIGTGQALEEIDSLADSLMSSEKHSFKT, encoded by the coding sequence ATGCTGGGACTTTCCAAGAGGATTGGTATAGATTTAGGGACAGCTAACATACTTGTTTTTGAAAAAGGTAAAGGTATAGTATTGCAGGAACCATCTGTTGTAGCCATGGATACTAGTTCAGATAAACCCGTTGCTGTAGGTACTGAAGCTAGAAGAATGTTGGGTAGAACACCTGGTAATATAGTTGCTATTAGACCTTTAAAAGATGGTGTAATTGCTAATTTTGAAGTTACTGAAATAATGTTAAAACATTTCATCACTAAAGCAATTAAGCGTAATAAACTCTTTAAACCAACTGTTATGATTTGTGTACCAGTTGGTATCACAGGAGTAGAGAAAAGAGCTGTTATAGAATCTGCAATGCAGGTTGGTGCTCGTAAGACATTTTTGATTGAGGAACCATTAGCGGCAGCAATAGGAGCAGGTTTACCCATTGGAGAGCCCAGCGGTAATATGGTAATTGATATAGGAGGCGGAACTTCAGAAATTGCTGTCATATCTCTAGGAGGTATTGTAGTTAGCGAATCATTAAGAATTGGTGGAGACCGTTTTGATGAAGCTATAATTCGTTATATTAGGGAAAATTATAATTTAATAATTGGAGAAAAAACTGCAGAAGAAATTAAAATGACTATTGGTTCAGCATTTGTAGATGAAAATAAAGAGTATGAAGTTAGAGGTCGTAGTGTAGTGTCAGGTTTGCCAGAAAACCTCGTACTTGATTCAAAGGAAACCGTTAAAGCTTTTGCGGAGCCTACTCATGCAATATTAGATGCAGTTAGGCGAGTATTAGAAAAAACCCCTCCTGAATTATCTTCTGATATTATGGATAAAGGAATTATTATGACTGGAGGAGGTGCGTTACTGGACGGATTGGCAAAACTATTAAGCAAAGAAACTGATATTCCAGTATTTATAGCAGATGATCCACTAGCTTGTGTAGCTATTGGTACAGGACAGGCACTGGAAGAAATAGATAGTCTTGCTGATTCTTTAATGTCTAGCGAAAAACATAGTTTTAAAACCTGA